One genomic segment of Gottschalkia acidurici 9a includes these proteins:
- the spoIIAB gene encoding anti-sigma F factor, with protein sequence MIENNMKLEFPSKSQNEAFARVTVAAFASQLDPTIEELTDIKTAVSEAVTNAIIHGYENSSGVVKIECNIKENKIEIIIEDNGNGINDINKAMEPLYTSKPHLERSGMGFTVMETFMDLVEVKSEAGVGTKVKMIKEFKSVPTKE encoded by the coding sequence ATGATAGAAAATAATATGAAGCTAGAATTCCCTAGCAAGTCACAAAATGAAGCTTTTGCTAGGGTAACTGTAGCAGCATTCGCTTCTCAGCTAGATCCAACTATAGAGGAACTAACTGATATAAAGACAGCAGTTTCAGAAGCAGTTACTAATGCTATTATACATGGATATGAAAATTCATCTGGCGTAGTAAAGATAGAATGTAATATAAAAGAAAATAAAATAGAAATTATAATAGAAGACAATGGAAATGGAATAAATGATATAAATAAAGCCATGGAACCTCTTTATACTTCCAAACCACATTTAGAAAGATCAGGTATGGGATTTACCGTTATGGAAACTTTTATGGATTTAGTTGAGGTTAAATCAGAAGCGGGAGTAGGCACAAAAGTAAAAATGATAAAAGAGTTTAAAAGTGTTCCGACTAAGGAGTAG
- a CDS encoding helix-turn-helix domain-containing protein — translation MLGKRLRKLRDEAGLTQKQLSKVLGITDRAVGYYETEKRTPPPDILEKLGDFFDVSVDYILGRTNVRFIIKEESDAINYYSRNSIESENHNYENCNKDTKYKENNVDNNINGSLIKDIEGLSNDSKRELEKYIKLLKLRDQIEKHGN, via the coding sequence ATGCTTGGAAAGAGACTAAGAAAACTTAGAGATGAAGCTGGACTTACACAAAAGCAACTTTCAAAGGTATTAGGAATAACAGATAGAGCAGTAGGATATTATGAAACAGAAAAAAGAACGCCACCACCAGATATATTAGAAAAACTTGGTGATTTCTTCGATGTATCAGTCGACTATATACTAGGAAGAACTAACGTAAGGTTTATTATCAAAGAAGAAAGTGACGCCATAAATTACTATAGTAGAAATTCAATAGAATCTGAAAACCACAATTATGAGAATTGTAATAAAGATACTAAATATAAGGAAAATAATGTAGACAACAATATAAATGGGTCTCTAATAAAAGATATAGAAGGCTTAAGTAATGATAGTAAGAGAGAGCTAGAAAAGTACATAAAATTGTTAAAGTTAAGAGATCAAATAGAAAAGCATGGAAATTAA
- a CDS encoding helix-turn-helix transcriptional regulator, giving the protein MNKVKIYRKKYKLTQTELGKAIGVSKDYISQIERGRIPGIETARKIAETFNTTIDDIFFSK; this is encoded by the coding sequence ATGAATAAAGTAAAGATCTATCGAAAAAAATATAAATTGACTCAAACTGAATTAGGTAAGGCCATAGGAGTCTCTAAAGATTACATTTCTCAGATAGAAAGAGGTCGAATCCCTGGTATAGAAACTGCAAGGAAAATCGCAGAAACTTTTAACACTACTATAGATGATATCTTCTTTAGTAAATAA
- the spoIIAA gene encoding anti-sigma F factor antagonist — protein sequence MQLDFKVKNESLLVNFNGELDHHTAKYVRDKIDEAYADHNTNNIVIDLNNLNFMDSSGIGLLMGRYKIVTQKGGNLSIINVSPRVEKILKMSGILKIVNILDTDQADKFLRE from the coding sequence TTGCAACTAGATTTTAAAGTAAAGAATGAGAGCTTATTAGTAAACTTCAATGGAGAACTTGATCATCATACTGCTAAATATGTTAGGGATAAAATTGATGAGGCCTATGCAGACCATAATACAAACAATATAGTTATTGATTTAAATAACCTAAATTTCATGGATAGTTCTGGCATAGGACTTCTTATGGGGAGATATAAAATAGTAACTCAAAAGGGTGGAAATCTGTCTATTATAAATGTTAGTCCTAGGGTGGAAAAGATACTAAAGATGTCTGGGATATTGAAGATAGTTAATATACTAGATACAGACCAAGCAGATAAATTTTTAAGGGAGTGA